A window of Ignicoccus hospitalis KIN4/I contains these coding sequences:
- a CDS encoding Rqc2 family fibronectin-binding protein, translating into MKKKASMNYLDVVAWIRKNEDLIGSTVQNVYYKDGLMWMKLKGKGSGTKALIAEPGRRIHLTPSPPEAPERLHPFAGGLRKFLKSAKLTSIKTVGYDRVVEMNFSKGGEVYKLMIELVPRGVIALLDPENKILYANEYKEMRDRSIKRGELYKPPPGPTFDPFNDLEELGERIKKGKDVVRGLVIGQKVPGDVAEEVLFRAGVAKDKKPSEVSLEELERIKAKIREVYEEALKGRAYLVRAESEPVAFEPFEPRLFISQGYHASEGDLDQIIDEYFANVKSEELEETLEERVRKEVEKLRKAMEEQLRLAEEYKKLSENYEKLATQLAANYAEIEEVLKDGKEYIMKFEDKEIVLKPDTNLDEYIRSLFSKSKEYEKKYKRALKAYEELKEEMDKVEEKVKEEIAKEIAKSRRREWYEKYHWLITSSGLLAIGGKDASQNEAVVRRYLEDDDIFMHAEVQGAPAVVLKTEGKEVTEKDLREAAFLTACYSKAWKEGRGSVDVFYVKGSQVSKSPPPGQYVAKGAFIIKGKREYVRDVPLRLALGVEMVEGGPRVIVGPEELVRERSFAYAVLVPGDVEKRKVAQKLKRLWTNKLKEPELKGAIEGLREEEIMERIPGKSKIVKVVVPMRKPEKSEEGEVSAGLG; encoded by the coding sequence ATGAAGCTGAAGGGAAAGGGGAGCGGCACTAAGGCGTTGATCGCGGAGCCGGGGAGGAGGATCCACCTAACGCCCTCTCCTCCGGAAGCCCCGGAGAGGCTTCACCCCTTCGCCGGGGGGCTACGCAAGTTCTTGAAATCCGCCAAGTTGACTTCGATCAAGACCGTAGGTTACGACAGAGTCGTCGAGATGAACTTCTCCAAGGGGGGTGAGGTCTACAAACTGATGATAGAGCTGGTGCCCAGAGGGGTTATTGCCCTTCTTGACCCCGAGAACAAAATACTCTACGCCAACGAATACAAAGAGATGAGGGATAGATCGATAAAGAGGGGTGAGTTATACAAGCCACCTCCAGGGCCGACCTTCGACCCCTTCAACGACTTGGAGGAGTTAGGAGAAAGGATAAAGAAGGGTAAGGACGTAGTCAGGGGGCTGGTAATAGGTCAGAAGGTGCCGGGAGACGTAGCCGAGGAAGTGCTGTTCAGAGCTGGGGTCGCTAAGGACAAAAAGCCCAGCGAGGTAAGCCTAGAAGAATTGGAAAGGATTAAAGCAAAAATTAGGGAAGTGTACGAAGAGGCGCTGAAAGGGAGGGCATACCTCGTTAGGGCCGAGAGCGAACCAGTGGCCTTCGAGCCCTTCGAGCCGCGGCTGTTTATTTCCCAAGGTTATCACGCATCGGAAGGCGACCTAGATCAAATAATAGACGAGTACTTTGCGAACGTGAAGAGCGAAGAGCTGGAAGAAACCTTAGAGGAGAGGGTAAGAAAGGAAGTAGAGAAACTGAGGAAAGCTATGGAAGAGCAGCTCCGCTTGGCGGAAGAGTACAAGAAGCTTTCAGAAAACTACGAGAAGCTCGCCACTCAGTTGGCGGCCAACTACGCTGAAATAGAGGAGGTATTAAAGGACGGCAAGGAATACATTATGAAGTTCGAGGACAAGGAGATCGTGTTGAAACCCGACACGAACCTCGACGAATACATTAGGTCGTTGTTCTCTAAGTCTAAGGAATATGAAAAGAAGTACAAGAGAGCCCTCAAGGCGTACGAAGAGCTCAAAGAAGAGATGGACAAAGTCGAAGAGAAGGTAAAAGAAGAGATAGCTAAGGAGATAGCTAAGTCGAGGAGGAGGGAGTGGTACGAGAAGTACCACTGGTTGATAACGAGCTCCGGGCTGTTGGCGATAGGAGGCAAGGACGCGAGCCAGAACGAAGCGGTGGTGAGGAGGTACTTGGAAGACGACGACATATTCATGCACGCGGAGGTCCAAGGAGCCCCGGCGGTGGTCCTAAAGACTGAAGGAAAGGAGGTGACCGAGAAGGACTTGAGGGAGGCCGCTTTCCTGACCGCGTGTTATTCCAAGGCGTGGAAAGAGGGAAGGGGCTCCGTGGACGTCTTCTACGTCAAGGGCTCGCAAGTGAGCAAGAGTCCTCCTCCCGGACAGTACGTCGCCAAGGGAGCCTTCATAATAAAGGGTAAGAGAGAATACGTCAGAGACGTTCCCTTGAGGCTGGCGCTAGGCGTGGAAATGGTCGAAGGGGGCCCGCGCGTAATTGTGGGGCCCGAAGAGCTAGTGAGGGAGAGGAGCTTCGCCTACGCCGTCTTGGTCCCTGGGGACGTGGAGAAGAGGAAGGTCGCCCAGAAGCTGAAGAGGCTCTGGACCAACAAGCTGAAGGAGCCAGAGCTAAAGGGAGCGATAGAGGGGCTCAGAGAAGAGGAAATAATGGAAAGGATACCGGGAAAAAGTAAGATAGTAAAGGTAGTTGTCCCAATGAGGAAGCCCGAAAAGTCCGAGGAGGGTGAGGTGAGTGCGGGGCTGGGCTGA